The following DNA comes from Sediminitomix flava.
CACTGCACTGATTCCGTGCTTGTTGATAGTTCTAAGAGCCGTTGTAGAAACCTTTAGAGTGATAAATTTATCCTCTTCAGGAATATAAAACTTCTTTGTGTGAAGATTTGGGTAAAATCTTCTTTTTGTTTTATTGTTGGCATGAGAAACGTTGTTACCAACTCTAGCTCTCTTACCTGTTATATCGCAAACTTTAGACATTTTAATATCAGTTTTAATATCGAGTGTGCAAATATCTGAAAATTAAGAGAAAATCCCAAAATCTCTTTTCAGATTTTGAACGAAATCTCCCCTTAATACTGGAAGCTCAGCATTTCTACACAAACAGAAGTCGAGAATATTTTACGTAAAAAAACCCTCTAAATCGCATCTTGTTTAGAAGGTTCTTTTGAGCCTCTTGCCGGGATCGAACCAGCGACCTACTGATTACAAGTCAGTTGCTCTACCAGCTGAGCTAAAGAGGCTTTTCGTTGTACAACTATAAGATCTTATTTGGAGCCTCTTGCCGGGATCGAACCAGCGACCTACTGATTACAAGTCAGTTGCTCTACCAGCTGAGCTAAAGAGGCTTTTCAATTGTACAACTATAAGATCTTATTTGGAGCCTCTTGCCGGGATCGAACCAGCGACCTACTGATTACAAGTCAGTTGCTCTACCAGCTGAGCTAAAGAGGCTTTTCATTGTACAACTAAGATCTTATTTGGAGCCTCTTGCCGGGATCGAACCAGCGACCTACTGATTACAAGTCAGTTGCTCTACCAGCTGAGCTAAAGAGGCTTTTCGTTGTACAACTAAGATCTTTTGGAGCCTCTTGCCGGGATCGAACCAGCGACCTACTGATTACAAGTCAGTTGCTCTACCAGCTGAGCTAAAGAGGCTTTTCGTTGTACAACTAAGATCTTTTGGAGCCTCT
Coding sequences within:
- the rpmB gene encoding 50S ribosomal protein L28, which encodes MSKVCDITGKRARVGNNVSHANNKTKRRFYPNLHTKKFYIPEEDKFITLKVSTTALRTINKHGISAVLNKARKNGNVLV